Proteins encoded in a region of the Chryseobacterium piperi genome:
- a CDS encoding T9SS type A sorting domain-containing protein has product MTKFLLSCLLIFSMTLGAQVSLGTGSTDVGAAPISTYYGYSYVQQIFTKQEINTNAAGNITGLKFYMDPTMPLTNSSDWVVYLGHTTKSSFDSESDWISVNELTQVFAGTVANVNGVVQVTFATPFPYNNIDNLVIATDENAPGYDDNSDEAMYVYPSSPGSTLYFRNDGTNPNPAFPPVGHLASYKSVITIEGLAQSAIPVCPLITYPTNNSDFVPLLSAITWNIVSGATGYKVSLGTTPGGTDVVNQQYVTTNSFILSVPLAANTMHYLRVISVGDAGESSACSEITFKSAPPLPLNDECAQAITLTVNPDLNCGTVTSGYTLGATNSGLAPSPCYGEPDDDVWYKFVATATTHKVSLLNVTSIGSVDDEDTYFQVFSGACGSLSSILCSDATSSLVSGLTVGQTYYVRVYSYSGAGSNQSFDICVGSIPPPPVNDECSGALEASSFPYTYDQYDGGGATNNGGFITACTNGMNDGTWFTFVGDGNAFDIMVTLPSGSDFDPQIGVYSGSCSSLVCEGTVDSMGAGETEMISVNTQLGTTYYVNIGYYSEYTDDLEGAFTITINNNSSSESSRMVAGPKVIKTKNEVYPNPFDDILNISDAALVKSVSISDIAGRLVKTISNPGSILHLGELKSGIYLVTLEMKDGSKQTLKTIKK; this is encoded by the coding sequence ATGACAAAATTTTTACTTTCATGCTTATTAATCTTCAGCATGACTTTGGGTGCCCAGGTTAGTTTGGGTACAGGAAGTACGGATGTGGGTGCAGCCCCGATAAGTACGTATTACGGATATTCTTATGTACAGCAGATTTTTACAAAACAGGAAATCAATACGAATGCTGCAGGGAATATTACCGGATTGAAATTCTATATGGACCCTACAATGCCTCTAACCAATTCATCGGATTGGGTGGTATATTTAGGCCATACAACAAAGTCCAGCTTTGACTCTGAGTCGGATTGGATTTCTGTTAATGAATTAACACAGGTTTTTGCAGGTACAGTTGCCAATGTTAATGGAGTGGTGCAGGTTACTTTTGCAACACCCTTTCCTTATAATAATATAGATAATTTGGTCATTGCCACTGATGAAAATGCTCCAGGATATGATGACAATAGTGATGAAGCTATGTATGTGTATCCATCATCACCAGGCTCTACCTTGTATTTTAGAAATGATGGGACTAATCCAAACCCGGCTTTTCCTCCTGTAGGGCATCTGGCATCATATAAATCGGTGATTACAATAGAAGGGCTAGCACAGAGTGCAATTCCGGTTTGTCCCTTGATAACCTATCCGACAAATAATTCAGATTTCGTTCCTTTATTATCTGCGATTACCTGGAATATTGTTTCCGGAGCTACCGGATATAAAGTTTCCCTTGGTACTACTCCTGGAGGTACCGATGTGGTTAACCAGCAGTATGTAACGACCAATAGCTTTATTCTTTCTGTGCCATTGGCGGCTAATACAATGCATTACCTGAGGGTGATTTCTGTTGGAGATGCCGGGGAATCATCAGCTTGCTCTGAAATTACATTTAAGTCTGCTCCTCCATTGCCGTTAAACGACGAATGTGCACAGGCAATCACATTAACTGTAAATCCTGATTTAAATTGTGGAACAGTAACTTCAGGTTATACGCTTGGAGCTACAAATTCGGGATTAGCTCCAAGCCCATGTTATGGTGAGCCTGATGATGATGTATGGTATAAATTTGTAGCAACGGCAACAACTCATAAGGTTTCTCTTCTGAATGTAACTTCTATTGGAAGTGTTGATGATGAGGATACTTATTTCCAGGTATTCAGCGGAGCTTGTGGAAGCTTATCCAGTATTCTTTGCTCTGATGCTACTTCATCTCTGGTTTCAGGACTTACAGTGGGGCAAACCTATTATGTAAGGGTATATAGTTATTCTGGTGCAGGAAGTAATCAAAGCTTTGATATTTGCGTAGGCAGTATTCCACCGCCACCTGTAAATGATGAATGTTCAGGGGCTTTGGAGGCATCATCATTCCCATATACTTATGATCAGTATGATGGAGGCGGAGCAACAAATAATGGAGGATTTATTACTGCTTGTACCAATGGAATGAATGATGGCACATGGTTTACGTTTGTAGGAGACGGAAATGCTTTTGATATTATGGTTACTCTGCCTTCAGGAAGTGATTTCGATCCTCAGATTGGAGTTTACAGCGGAAGTTGCAGCAGTTTAGTATGTGAAGGTACTGTTGATAGTATGGGAGCTGGGGAAACAGAGATGATTTCTGTAAACACTCAACTTGGAACTACGTATTATGTAAATATAGGTTATTATAGTGAATATACCGATGATCTGGAAGGAGCATTTACGATCACGATTAATAATAATAGCAGTTCGGAATCTTCAAGAATGGTAGCTGGTCCTAAAGTGATTAAAACCAAAAATGAAGTATATCCGAATCCATTTGATGATATATTAAATATTTCAGATGCTGCTCTTGTTAAATCTGTTTCGATATCTGATATTGCCGGCAGATTAGTAAAAACAATCAGTAACCCGGGATCAATACTTCATTTAGGAGAATTGAAATCGGGAATATATCTGGTAACACTTGAAATGAAAGATGGCTCTAAGCAAACGCTTAAAACAATCAAAAAATAA